Below is a genomic region from Strix aluco isolate bStrAlu1 chromosome 14, bStrAlu1.hap1, whole genome shotgun sequence.
GGGATGCTGGAGGGGGCTGCTCAGGACGTGCCCGCTCAGGTTTTACTGGCTGTAAAGACATTAAAGGAGTTATTTTATCCCCCTGTAGGATCATCTCTTTCCCCTTGGCACCCCCTCAGTGCCGGCAgcgccctccctgcctgctcctgctgtctGTGTTTCTTTGGGGAGCTGCAGCACAAGCTGGTGATGGTGCAGCAGGGCCGGACTCTGCCACCCATGGTGTTGGTGGCTTTTTGTGACCCTCCGCCACCATCTCAGCCTCTGCTTAGAGCCAAGAGCCCTCTGAGCATCTCCTCCCGCAGCAGTGCTGATGGCAGTtgcctccttcttcttcttcctctgcaggtGGTGGTGCAGCTCACCGATGACCTGCTGTCCCAGGCGGTGATGATGGTGGAGGACAGCCGGCCGACGCTGGCCATCAACCTAGCCGGAGCCCGGCAGCACTGGCTGGAGGGGATGCTGCGCCACGAGATAGGTCAGTGGGGGGGTGGCTGTGGGTGAcgggcagagccgggggggtGCTGTGGGCTGTCACTGGGGTAACAGCCTGGGAGCTGTGGGGACCACTGGGCCGGGGGATACCCACCATGTCCTGACGGAGGcatcctggggaggggggggggctcctgggcAGGTCTCAGAAGGAGCTGAGGCCCTCTGcgtgtggggcagggggtgtcggGCACCCACCCATGCACCCATGTGTCTGTGACCAAagcgggataaaagaacttattgaccCCAATGGGATGTAGAtgagcagacactcctttatgaacagccgggtgcgcaggggagtcgtctcaccaacacacacctaactggtgtaacatgctgattatattggacaCActcatacatattaatcaagtcctcatacataaacatgccaATACCTGTAACTCAtgttcatattcccacctctttccggtcacgcacacttgagtcctgaaatgagtcagggagCTGCTTTTCCCACCGCCACGGACtgctgacctaaaagaaagaccctccaatgtccttgactcaaggactttggctcacattgcaattttaacacgcctcgaggccctttcacaatacaacttttaaaacacccaGTCTCCAGGACGCTAAATCATCCTTActaaacagtctaacaatggtacctcatccagcagcgtaactggttgtatggttactttaaatgAAACACAACAGCTCTGTGACTAcgtaaaacattacaccactagcTTCTacaaaaatgggtatttttgtgagattccatttaattgattagtcctaatcattccttatcaaaatctccaaaaatcatcaactcaaattaataacaaatcagtaacaatcagtaaggTGTCTGCCCCTTGCCCTGGGCACCAGAGCAAGCAGATGTCCCACGGTAGCATCTCCAGCTGAGACTGGagctggcacccatgggtgctgggtcTCAGCCCCAACCCCAGCGACTCAGGGAGGGGGCCAGGGGTCGAGCTTTTTGGAGGCTGTGGCCGACGGCGTTCGCTcccatcccccctccccaggcacccaCTACATCCGGGGGGTGAACAACACCCgccagccctggcacagctccGAGGGCCGCAAGCAGTACAGCCTGAAGCCCGCCAACCCCACGGAGGAAGGCTTGGCCAGCCTGCACAGCGTCCTCTTCCGCAAGCAGCCCTTCCTGTGGCGGGCAGCCCTGCTCTACTACACCATCGAGCGAGCCAGCCGCCTCTCCTTCTCCGCCCTCTTCCAGGACCTGGAGCAGTACGTCCAGGACGCCGGCGTCCGGTGGGAATACTGCGTGCGGGCCAAGCGGGGCCAGACCGACACCTCACAGCCAGGTACTGCAAAGCCTTCAGGTTTTGGaaaggattttatttaaaaaaaaaaaaaaaaaaaagaggtaggcAGACGTGTTTTGCTGCTGGGTGCCTGTGGCCATGGCAGCCTTTGAAACGGCTCTGCGCCCCGCTgcatccctccccatccctggtgtCGCTCTCCTATGGGTTTAtgctttgtgatttatttttttttcacacgCAGTCCTGGCACATCAGCTCTTTGGCTGCTCAGGGTCAGGTGGGGATGGATGGGCACCTCGCTGGGAGCCCCATAACGTGGTTGCAGTGTGATGGGAATGACTCACACAAgctcccagggaggcagcagctaaaggagaggaaaaaaatgagcatttctgGGGATGTCTTTAGATTCTTGCAGTGgtttaccattaaaaaaatccactagGAGGAAGGGTAAAAGCATCCTGGTGAGATATTTTGTCATCCCTGTGCCTGGACTCTTGCTGCACCCAGCTGCCTCTGCCGTTCCCAGCACGCGGGTCGCTTGTGCTCCTGGCTGTGGCTCCAGCTCACGCTCGTGTCACCTCAGTCCAGCACCATTGCTCTGGTTTTCGCAGTTGGGAGACATTCGGGCGAGTGGAGGGTGGTGGGGAGCCAGGCTCCCGCTCCCCGGCCTCTCCTGCTCTTCCAGGGTGTTTCAGTAAGGACCAGGTTTACCTGGACGGGATTCTCCGCATCCTGCGCCATCGGCAGACCATCGACTTCCCGCTGCTGGCTGCGCTTGGAAAGGTAATGGCTGGGTGTGGGGGGGGTAGCTGATCCCTGAGCCCCATCCCCTCCCAAAGCTCACCTGGGCTCCCCTGGTCTCACAGCTTCCTGAAAACAAGCCCTGGGCTGTGGCAGCCCACCAGCTCTTGGCATTTCCCTGCGCTTACGGGTCTCGGTGGGGCAAGGAGAGGCTGGGTAGGATGCAAGGGAAGATGGGACAATCCTTGCTCCTCCATAGGAGACCTTCACAGAGAGGCTTAACCCTGGGCAGCTGGCCATGCTGCTGGCCCTCTGCCTCGGCCACAGCACTCCTGCAGTGacaaaaaaatgaccaaaaaatcACAAATTGCTACAACTTCCCCACCCCCAGGTAGCTCTGCTGGTGCCTCCCCACAGGCAGGAGGAGTGTTTGGGCAGTGGAGGGGGGAACCCAGGtgtgctgcagcagggccagaTGCCCTCTGCCATGGTTTGGGATGGGGGAGGGCTGACCCCATCTCCCTGCTTCCCATCAGGTCTCCTATGAAGATGTGAATCGGCTGAAGAAATTTGGGGTCCTGGAGAAGGCCCGAATCCCCCATTTCATGCAGGACCTGGAGCGATACATGAAGCAGCTGGACCACATCGTCACCACCAATGGCCTGAAcgaggaggagctggagcagctgctgcctgacTGAGGGgcatccccccccccaaaccagcgTCCCAAGGGTGTAACTGGTGCCATTTATTGGATATTTATTGGGGGTGGAGCCTGGAGGAGGGGGCAGAGCCTGGGCCTCCCCCCGCGCCTGGGCGGCCACTGTGCATGTACCGCTGTGTAGGGTAGCGCGGCCCAGAGGGCCGGTGTGGTTAGTGTTGatgtgtttcccccccccccacaccgTCCCCTGTGCGTTCTGGGGACGGCTGCGCGGCTCCGCGTGGCTTTGGGGAGCCGGAGAAGAGGGTTCAGAGGGAgcgagggcagagctggggagatGTGCTGGTCCCCCAGAGGTGCAGGAGGCTGTGCTGGGGTAGTTGCaatggcggggaggggggggatatGCCCTTAGGGTTACCAGGGGGtgctcccagcagagcagggggcACCTACTCAGGGCCCAcagacagggctgggggctctgGGCTGTGCCTGGCAGCCCTGGCAGGGAATAAGGGCTGGCTCATACCCACCCATCACCCTGTGCATGCATTTCCTGCTCCCACCTCCTTCCCTCATgccccccaccagcagcaggaagGACTTTAATCCCCCCAATACCAATCTCTGGTCTCCCCCCTCCGGTAGATATTTGCCTGCAATTAACCATCGCTCTGCACCCCAACTACAGCCACTCTGCCTGGCTCTGAGGCACAGGAGGATTCGAGGTGGGGATCGGGCTTGATGTAAGGAAAAAGCGTGTAATAAAAACAATGTAATGGAAACAACATGTGGGCAAAAGGTTGTGGAGCAGCAAAAGCCAGGCTGGCACCCCTGCGAACACTGACCCTGCATCTCGCTTGCACAGGCAAAGCTCCGAGCTGGTGCGTCAGGGGCTGGAAGGGGTCACTGGAGTTTAAAACAACACACTGGGCAGGGCCAACATTAATAAATCAAAGTAGGCAAAAGCAGAAGCTGCTCTGAGCTGTTCCTGGTCTCTAACACATGGTCTCTACAGCAGTCGTGGCATTCCAGCTGTACCATCCCTGGGAgagcccttttttaaaaaaaaacaaaccaacccacccaCCCCACAGATTTGGTTTTAGCTGCTTGTTGCCTTCCACGCCACTGAGCTCACCCAAAGGTAGCACAGGCCAATTCCTTGCTCCAGAGAGCCCAGGCTCAATCCCAAAAGCTCTGAGCTTGGCCACAAGCCCAGTTCACAGCACCCCCAGCTGCCCACGCTCCCACTCTCTCAGGGCAGCTGCAGCCTTGTGCAGGGTATagatgctgctgcaggcagggcagcacagCTTGGGAAGGGATGAGACCACTTGTCTTGGAGGATTTTTGCTTTCCTCTGGGCATTTTTAAGAGCTCCCCTCCGCAAGCACCCCTGTATGAACACACTGCCAACACAGTGAATTCGACTCTGCTCTTTAATGTACTGTTTCCTCCAACATTGCAATCCCCGACCTAAAATGCGATACAGCCCCTGCTTTAAAAAGGTATTTACACACGTCCCAGCATCACCCCCTCCTTGTCATCCCAAGGAGCAAGGCCTCGACTGGCGCTAAGAGCCAACCAAGGGAAGTCTCTTGCGGCCTTTCTAGCGGAATGGCAGCAATGACAGAGGGCAACATAGCTACTGCGATGGTTTCGATTGCTTCCCTGATGAAATAACAGCATGGAGACGAGAGACAGCGTTCATCTATCTCCCCAGCCAGGGCTAGAAGCGCTTCATCTGGCGGCGTTCTTGTCGGCGTTGCTTCTTCTCATTTGGTTCCTGACCGGCAGGCGAAGAGTCAGCTGTAAACCAGGGCCCCAGGATGTTCACCCAGAGGAGGTAGAGAGCGCGCCCCGGAGCCTGCAAAACACGTGGGGCACAAACTCTGGCACTCAGGGGTCAGCTCCGGGCAGGGCTGGTCCTACTGTGGAAGTCATAGGAGCTGGAATATCTCTACAGGCTGGATCAGGGGCATCACAGGATGCACGGAAATCAAAGGCAGTGGCAGGCATCCAAAATAAATGGCCTGATTTCATATGGTTTAGGAACTTGCATACGTATGCACCACTTACGCTTCATATATGGAAATCTCAGCATCAGGTCCGAATTAGCCAGAAATATCCAACTGCCCAGACattctgcctctccctccttcaaAAAACACACCCATAtttctttgaatttaaaaaaaaaaaaaaaaaaagcgatcCAGATGGTCTCCAGGGGATAGTCAAGAGTCTAGGCTGCCCTCTGCCAGGCCAGCTAGAAAGGAACGTGTGAGCAAGGACTGAAATGAGATGACTTTCTATGCTCCCAAGATTGCCTTATACACCTTTGTGGGATATACTCAAAGCAACTGTGGGATCTTTTTAACTAACTGGAGATTTTTTGTCCTTCTGCAAAAGCAGTTTTAGCTGGAGGCACATGACAAATGTTTCAGGAGTAGAAAGAGTCTGGTGTGTTAAGGGGAAATCAAAGCCTACAGCATTTGATCTACCAAGGGGCACAGTGTCCAGCAATTCCCAGCCTCAGTCCGTGCTGGTGAATGACtgagaaaaccaaacaagcagCAGCACAGTCTGTTTGTCACAGTCACAAAAAGGCTCTACGCACAAAGATGGCTTTGATCTGCCTCATGTTTCTTGTTGCCCTTTCACAGGACCAGAGAGAAAGGCCAAGGCCAGCCTAGTTTTTGCATGGTTGACTCAAAGGGATCAGGACTTCTTTCCCTTGTACAGCCTCATTTTTAACAAGATTTGACAGGGAGATTAAAAAATTTATCAGCAAATAGCTTTGGCCTGAAACAGGACACCATGAAATGACATAGACAAATAATGTCCTTGGCCCTGAAGACAACGTAGAGCAACAAGGAGCCAGAAGTTACGTACCAAGAGCCAGAAGTACCAGACATAGAGCGAGAAGCAGCTCAGCACTTGGACTATAGCTGTCAGCAGGATCACATCCTTCAGGTGcctgagggaagaaaagcaaaacattaaccTTCCATTCCAGCCCCAGCCAAACACACCAGCTCCTCTGCCAACGCAGCCCATCTGCACCACCTCTGGGGAGCGACCCTGCCCGGCGCAACCGAAGGACTGTCCCTGCAGCTATGCTTGGCCACACGCTGTAATCTAGAAGAATCAGAGCAGTAAACAAAAGTCTGATGAGTTAAAGCTAGGCTCCCTCTGAAAAGGGACATTGAGAAAGCTGAGGAATGCAGGGGGGGGTGGAAGTCAGCAGCAAAACCACCACCCCCGCAGcctgcaacagcagccagcaCCCACTGGTTTGACACATATCATGGCATAAAGTATAGCTGCTCACGGCTGGGTGCACTAAAGGGAAGCACGAATCTCCCCTGTGCCATTTCACAGGCTGACAGACGCACTCAGGGTCACCAAAGCGCTGGGGTGCCGCAAGGACAAGCCAGCAAGCTGAGCTACAGCAGCAGacagctccccctcccctcccctcctgcttaTCTGACTCCAGGGTCTTCCGCTCCAGCACGAGGCAGAGCTGAGAGCAGCTGTGGAGGGGAACAAGCAGCCCACGCCTCAGCCACCACCCACCCAGGAGAGGTAAACAGGCGGTGGGTTTTCAACACAAGCCCCAGGGAGTGCCATGGTGGGTTAGAAAAAACACCAACTCCTTCACTCCATTAAATCATCATCCGCTGGAGTGAAAACGCTCGAGTCACAGCAAGGAATGGAGTCAGGAAAACAAAGGCAAAGGCAATGGAAATAGCTCTTCTCATTCTGGGCAGCACAGTGCAAAGCAAAGCAACCAGAAACAACTGGTTTAGGCTGGGAGACTGTCATCAGCACAAGACACTACAGAATCCACCACCACCAGCTCTATGACAAGACACTGAGGTTCCAAAACCTTGTGCATCACCAGCAGCCACAGAGGGGCCACGGCGGAGCTCCCACCGAACCCAGCTCTCCCAGAGACCAGCAGGATCAGCCTTCCTCAACCCCAAAGCAACACACAGCATCTGTTTCAGTTACAGACAGCACGAGGGCAACGCTGTCAAATCCACACTGTTCCAGAAGCGGCTCCAAAAGAGCAAACGCTGCGGGACGCTCAGCCAAGAGGCAGGAAAACATCCCCTGCTTTCTGAAAGTAAATGAGCCCCGATCCCCAGAGGGGTAATTTAGAGCACTTCACCTGACAAACTGACACAGTCAGAGGGAGAGGCACCCAGTGTTCATTAACACCGGGGTTAAACTAATGAGACTTGCACTCTCATGTCTGAGGGCTCTGCACAGGCTCAGGTACAAAGGTACAGAGTAAGGATGGGAACTCAGCTGtgcaggttttgtttttatagctcTGCCTCCTCCGTGTTTTGCACAGCCGGTGCTTCTGACAAGCATCAATTAATTTTAATGTGTCATAAAACTCACCCCAACGGGGTGCTGCTCAGGCAGAAAAGCCTCAGAGCCCTGGTAGCAAGGGAAAGATGATGTCTGCAACCAGGACTGCAGCAGTGCTACAACTGTGCCTGACACCTTTCCACAGCAGGTAACGGGATCCCCCAGCTAACACCTGTCAATCGTTTCCCCTGACCGTGCCATCACACGCACGCACGGGGCAGTTATTGGGGCACTCACACTGCTTCAGTGCCTCACACACCTCCCAAGAGCATCTCTCACAACTGGGAGGATACCCCAGACAACATCaaacttctgtattttccttactcaACTGTCCCATGTATTCAAAATACTCTACGCTTCTACCCAGGAGACCCAAAGCAGtgtaaaacaagagaaaaaatgctCAGCTGACCAGCAGGAAAGAGAAGTCACTACAGGATGAACAGGGTGTAAAGCACCAGGCTCCCAAATCACACTAGAAATACTTTTCTCTCTTCCCAGCCACCTCGCCCCTCAGCTGAGTCTTCTGCACAGCACACCTGAGTCACTCTGGCTACAGGTAGAAAATTTACTACTCCACTAACAAACACACAAGATGAGAGCTCATCCTGTGCGTTCTGTGCCTCACAagttggtctgcctgctggtaaCATCCCCCAGCACCTGCTGGCTGCAGAAATAAAActtgttaagaaaaataaaaacatataaatcAATACACAGCTCTTCCAGCACAAGAAGAACTGACGTGATGCAGAGGGCTCTGCCAGAAACAAGACCCCGCTGTGTTTCAAAAGCCTGGCGACCAGTGAAAGTTTAAAGTTGGCCAAGGGCATCAGGGGGAAGGGGCCGAGTACCCCAGGTACCTCACTGAGCACATGCTGAAGAGCCCCAGCAAAAGCTGGGCCAACAGACGAAGGCTGAGTGCAGGGAGGACAGAGAGCAAAGCTTGACGTGTCCACAACTGCCCAGAAGTCTTCTGTAACTAGTTTGAGGCTCGCTGTTAGAAAACACATCTAGAAGGTATTTCTGCTGCTTCAGTACTGTCATCTCCTTATTCTACTTATCAGCACTTTGCAGGAATTAGTGTTGTGTGTTCCTTGACTGAGGAAAAGTTACAGCATCGCCAAGAACACTGCACAGTCCAACATTTGGTGCTGTCTGTGGACAGACACAAGGAATGAACAAGCACAAGAGGCAGAACAGGCTGAGGAGGTGAGAGGAGCTGGGTAAGACACACAGAGGTTTTTCAGTGTAGTTCAAGACACAAGCAGCTTGCAGCGAGGATGGGGTAACTGGCAGTGTGTGCCCTTCTGCTCTGTCAAG
It encodes:
- the MATCAP1 gene encoding microtubule-associated tyrosine carboxypeptidase 1, which produces MVLDPGAAAAAGLGASAAPRLPHRHDPPLCSCPASPPTPLPPPPAPPPAPRYPRGTRRLSETGAGMRRGESAGGRGGMRAAASLPHIARGRGGEEGGGRRSPCLLVALRPRNVEAERERFFRASFAYDPQFEYAEPVPAAVLDKYGAASDRFVAQAIRIIRAVLEKYGTYESFEVATGGRLLSKCQIWSVIRKYMQKEGCLGEVVVQLTDDLLSQAVMMVEDSRPTLAINLAGARQHWLEGMLRHEIGTHYIRGVNNTRQPWHSSEGRKQYSLKPANPTEEGLASLHSVLFRKQPFLWRAALLYYTIERASRLSFSALFQDLEQYVQDAGVRWEYCVRAKRGQTDTSQPGCFSKDQVYLDGILRILRHRQTIDFPLLAALGKVSYEDVNRLKKFGVLEKARIPHFMQDLERYMKQLDHIVTTNGLNEEELEQLLPD